In one window of bacterium DNA:
- a CDS encoding DegT/DnrJ/EryC1/StrS family aminotransferase, with the protein MKIAIFGGEKTVKEIKDWPPIDEIDRKYVLNSLEGTNHAYGPNCVELEKEFAAWNGNKYAITTNSGTAALHMSIAGCGLGVGDEIIVPSYTWSSSATCILHHNCIPVFVDIDYETMNMDVDKIEEKITEKTKGIIVVHLHGLSVEMDKVMEIAKKYNLKVIEDACQSHGAKYKGKKVGTIGDCGAFSFNQNKCLCSGEGGMFVTDNEEIYEKAKMLWSFGETRRPSESRDYHAYALGWMYRNNDLTAAFGRAQLTKLDGYLETQKKNASVLTDIIKDIKGLKIPYTPEGCEHIWYNYTLRIEPEKLDFSGDEVILRDSIMEAIRQEGVPVGIWQSFILPEMTVFQAKNAYGKGCPWICPHSRNVSYNPEEYQEAQKHCRRHFGMTYPLRQPNNEKTAELVGLAIKKVFDDIKEKGVEKWVSMVQEVKKS; encoded by the coding sequence ATGAAAATTGCTATTTTTGGAGGAGAGAAAACAGTAAAAGAAATAAAGGACTGGCCACCAATAGATGAAATAGATAGAAAATATGTTTTAAATTCATTAGAAGGAACAAATCATGCTTATGGACCAAATTGTGTTGAATTAGAAAAAGAATTTGCTGCCTGGAATGGGAACAAATATGCAATAACCACAAATAGTGGAACAGCGGCATTACATATGTCCATAGCAGGTTGTGGTTTAGGAGTTGGAGATGAAATAATTGTTCCATCTTATACATGGTCTTCTTCTGCCACCTGTATTCTTCATCATAATTGTATTCCTGTTTTTGTTGATATTGACTATGAAACGATGAATATGGATGTTGATAAAATTGAAGAAAAGATAACAGAAAAAACAAAAGGTATTATTGTAGTTCATCTTCATGGACTTTCTGTTGAGATGGATAAGGTTATGGAAATAGCAAAGAAATATAATTTAAAAGTTATTGAAGATGCCTGTCAGTCACATGGGGCAAAATATAAGGGCAAAAAAGTGGGGACAATTGGGGATTGTGGTGCTTTCAGTTTCAATCAAAATAAATGTTTATGTTCAGGAGAAGGTGGTATGTTTGTGACCGATAATGAGGAAATATATGAAAAAGCAAAAATGTTATGGTCATTTGGAGAAACAAGAAGACCATCAGAAAGTAGGGACTATCATGCATATGCTCTTGGCTGGATGTATAGAAATAATGACCTGACTGCTGCTTTTGGAAGGGCGCAACTTACAAAACTTGATGGATATTTAGAAACCCAGAAAAAAAATGCTTCTGTTCTGACAGATATTATAAAAGATATTAAAGGATTAAAAATACCTTATACTCCAGAGGGATGCGAGCATATATGGTATAACTATACATTAAGAATTGAACCAGAAAAACTTGATTTTTCAGGTGATGAAGTAATTTTAAGGGATTCAATTATGGAAGCAATAAGACAGGAAGGAGTTCCAGTCGGAATATGGCAGAGTTTTATACTTCCTGAAATGACTGTATTTCAAGCAAAAAATGCATATGGAAAAGGATGCCCATGGATTTGTCCCCACAGCAGAAATGTTTCTTATAATCCAGAAGAATATCAAGAAGCACAAAAGCATTGTAGAAGACATTTTGGTATGACATATCCTTTAAGACAACCCAATAATGAAAAAACTGCTGAACTTGTTGGACTTGCAATTAAAAAGGTTTTTGATGATATAAAAGAAAAAGGTGTAGAAAAATGGGTTTCTATGGTTCAAGAAGTTAAAAAAAGTTAA